Proteins encoded in a region of the Sterolibacterium denitrificans genome:
- the folK gene encoding 2-amino-4-hydroxy-6-hydroxymethyldihydropteridine diphosphokinase, producing MTTADPGNAATGCIAYVALGANLGRPIDTLKAALTELAGLPAARLRARSSLYRTAPVGLKQQPDFINAVACLDIPDRRLLPPQALLAALFAIEERFGRQRSVPNAARTLDLDLLLYGEERLHTPQLMLPHPRMHQRAFVLAPLLEIAPDCMIPGHGAATTLLAACRDQTIEKLNLPC from the coding sequence GTGACAACCGCCGATCCCGGCAATGCGGCGACAGGCTGCATTGCCTACGTCGCGCTCGGCGCGAATCTTGGCCGCCCCATCGACACGCTCAAGGCGGCGCTGACCGAACTCGCCGGCCTGCCGGCAGCACGCCTGAGAGCGCGCTCCTCGCTGTATCGCACGGCGCCGGTCGGCCTCAAGCAGCAGCCGGATTTCATCAATGCCGTTGCCTGCCTGGACATTCCCGACCGCAGGCTGCTGCCGCCGCAAGCGCTCCTTGCCGCGCTCTTCGCCATCGAAGAGCGCTTCGGCCGCCAGCGCAGCGTGCCCAACGCCGCGCGCACGCTGGATCTCGATCTGCTGCTGTACGGCGAGGAACGCTTGCACACGCCGCAGTTGATGCTGCCGCATCCGCGCATGCACCAGCGCGCCTTCGTGCTCGCGCCGCTGCTTGAAATCGCGCCGGATTGCATGATTCCCGGCCATGGCGCGGCAACGACGCTGCTGGCAGCCTGCCGCGACCAGACCATCGAAAAACTGAACCTGCCCTGCTGA
- the panD gene encoding aspartate 1-decarboxylase, translated as MQRTMLKSKLHRVTVTHSELHYEGSCAIDQTLLDAADIREYQQIEIYNVTNGERFSTYAIVAERGSGIISVNGAAARKAAAGDLLIIATYASYNEVELSSFQPDLVYVDARNRIMKQSSKIPVQAA; from the coding sequence ATGCAACGCACCATGCTCAAATCCAAGCTGCACCGCGTGACGGTGACGCACTCCGAACTGCACTATGAAGGCTCCTGCGCCATCGATCAGACGCTGCTCGATGCTGCCGACATCCGCGAATACCAGCAGATCGAAATCTACAACGTGACCAATGGCGAACGCTTCAGCACCTACGCCATCGTCGCCGAACGCGGCAGCGGCATCATCTCCGTGAATGGCGCCGCTGCGCGCAAGGCCGCGGCCGGCGATCTGCTGATCATCGCCACCTATGCCAGCTACAACGAAGTCGAACTGTCCAGCTTCCAGCCCGATCTGGTGTATGTCGATGCCCGCAACCGCATCATGAAGCAAAGCAGCAAGATTCCCGTACAAGCCGCCTGA
- a CDS encoding NUDIX hydrolase, with protein MSAIWKPHVTVAAVIERDGRFLLVEEEVGDGAGGVVVRYNQPAGHLDTGESLLQACARETLEETAWHFRPQALVGIYQWPSAQRDLTYLRFAYCGELGTEEAGRPLDAGILRALWLTLEEIQALAAQHRSPLILQCIRDYLAGNRYPLDLVKHYD; from the coding sequence ATGAGCGCGATCTGGAAACCCCATGTCACCGTAGCCGCCGTGATCGAGCGCGACGGCCGTTTTTTGCTGGTCGAGGAAGAGGTCGGCGACGGCGCGGGCGGCGTGGTGGTTCGCTACAACCAGCCGGCCGGTCATCTGGATACCGGCGAGTCCCTGCTGCAGGCCTGCGCGCGTGAGACGCTGGAAGAGACGGCCTGGCATTTTCGGCCGCAAGCGCTGGTGGGCATCTATCAATGGCCGTCCGCGCAGCGCGATCTGACCTATCTGCGTTTCGCCTATTGCGGCGAACTGGGAACGGAAGAAGCCGGGCGGCCTCTCGATGCGGGCATATTGCGCGCGCTCTGGCTGACGCTGGAGGAAATCCAGGCGTTGGCCGCGCAACACCGCAGCCCGCTGATACTGCAATGTATCCGCGATTATCTTGCGGGGAATCGTTATCCACTCGATCTGGTGAAGCATTATGACTAA
- a CDS encoding methyltransferase family protein, whose product MPFHITYHAYLVVLLYGTAELALALKRRAGHETVSADQGTLRLIWLINSISIGIALLLERRLDFANMAFFQAHHGIGIAVLLAGILLRIHAIVHLGRFFTVNVAIADDHRVVDSGPYRWLRHPSYTGVLLISLGLGLCLANWVGLLIILLPSTAVLLWRITVEERALHAGLGAAYATYAQRTWRLIPFIY is encoded by the coding sequence ATGCCCTTCCACATCACCTATCACGCCTATCTGGTCGTCCTGCTGTATGGCACAGCCGAACTGGCATTGGCGCTCAAGCGGCGGGCCGGCCACGAGACGGTCAGTGCGGATCAAGGCACGCTGCGCCTGATCTGGCTGATCAATTCGATTTCGATCGGCATCGCGCTCCTGCTGGAGCGGCGTCTGGATTTTGCCAACATGGCTTTCTTCCAGGCACACCACGGCATCGGCATCGCCGTGCTGCTCGCCGGCATCCTGCTGCGGATTCATGCGATCGTGCATCTGGGCCGTTTCTTTACCGTCAACGTTGCCATCGCCGATGATCACCGGGTGGTCGATAGCGGCCCCTACCGCTGGCTGAGGCATCCTTCCTACACCGGCGTGCTGCTGATCAGTCTGGGGCTGGGCCTGTGTCTGGCCAACTGGGTTGGGCTGCTGATCATCCTGCTGCCTTCAACCGCCGTCCTGCTCTGGCGCATCACCGTCGAAGAACGGGCGCTGCATGCCGGATTGGGCGCGGCCTACGCCACCTATGCGCAGCGCACCTGGCGGCTGATTCCCTTCATCTACTGA
- the panC gene encoding pantoate--beta-alanine ligase — translation MKICETIAALRAMLKDAGRVAFVPTMGNLHDGHIALMRQARQHGDCVVASIFVNRLQFRPGEDFDKYPRTFAADCQRLTEAGVDVLFFPAESEMYPAPQQYHVEPPAEHDAILEGACRPGHFRGVATVVAKLFNIVQPQAALFGRKDFQQLMVIRSMVRDLALPVEIIAGDTVRAEDGLALSSRNGYLSAAERAEAPNLYRILNEIRSAILRGEQDYGRLERAAMDELAARGWRPDYVAVREKLGLQLPPAHESGLVILAAALLGSTRLIDNLEV, via the coding sequence ATGAAAATCTGCGAAACCATCGCCGCGCTGCGCGCCATGCTCAAGGACGCCGGCCGCGTGGCCTTCGTCCCCACCATGGGCAACCTGCATGACGGCCATATCGCCTTGATGCGCCAGGCACGCCAGCACGGCGACTGCGTGGTGGCGAGCATCTTCGTCAATCGCCTGCAGTTCCGCCCCGGCGAGGATTTCGACAAGTACCCGCGCACCTTCGCCGCCGACTGCCAGCGCCTGACCGAAGCCGGCGTCGATGTCCTGTTCTTCCCCGCCGAAAGCGAGATGTATCCGGCGCCGCAGCAGTACCACGTCGAACCGCCAGCGGAACACGATGCCATCCTCGAAGGCGCATGCCGTCCCGGCCATTTTCGCGGCGTGGCCACGGTGGTGGCCAAGCTGTTCAACATCGTCCAGCCGCAAGCCGCCCTGTTCGGCCGCAAGGATTTCCAGCAACTGATGGTGATCCGCAGCATGGTGCGCGATCTGGCGCTGCCCGTGGAAATCATCGCCGGCGACACCGTGCGCGCGGAAGACGGTCTGGCGTTGTCCTCGCGCAACGGCTACCTTTCCGCGGCCGAGCGCGCCGAGGCGCCCAATCTGTACCGCATCCTGAACGAAATCCGCAGCGCCATCCTGCGCGGCGAGCAGGATTACGGCCGTCTCGAACGCGCCGCCATGGATGAACTCGCTGCGCGCGGCTGGCGCCCCGACTATGTTGCAGTGCGGGAAAAGCTTGGATTACAATTGCCACCCGCTCACGAATCCGGACTGGTGATTCTGGCTGCAGCACTCCTTGGGAGCACGCGCCTGATCGACAATCTGGAAGTCTAG
- the purM gene encoding phosphoribosylformylglycinamidine cyclo-ligase, with the protein MTNSPSSSSLTYRDAGVDIDAGDALVERIKPFAKRTMRPEVLGGIGGFGALFEMSKKYREPVLVSGTDGVGTKLKLAFQLNRHDTVGQDLVAMSVNDILVLGAEPLFFLDYFACGRLDVDVAASVIQGIAKGCELAGCALIGGETAEMPSMYPDGEYDLAGFAVGAVEKSQIIDGKRIVPGDMVLGLASSGAHSNGYSLIRRIIERAQPDMAADFHGRPFGDAVMAPTRIYVKPLLALMQQFGEGGVKGMAHITGGGLTENVPRILGDHLTATLDRNGWPLPPLFQWLQREGQVADAEMHRVFNCGIGMAVIVAAEHRQRASEILQAQGETVYTIGRIEARQPGQAQTTVV; encoded by the coding sequence ATGACAAATTCCCCCTCTTCCTCTTCTCTGACCTATCGCGATGCGGGCGTCGATATCGACGCCGGCGATGCGCTCGTCGAACGCATCAAGCCGTTTGCCAAACGCACCATGCGGCCGGAAGTGCTCGGCGGCATCGGCGGCTTTGGCGCCTTGTTCGAAATGTCGAAGAAATACCGCGAGCCGGTGCTGGTTTCCGGCACGGATGGCGTCGGTACCAAGCTCAAGCTTGCCTTCCAGTTGAACCGTCACGACACCGTCGGTCAGGATCTGGTGGCGATGAGCGTCAATGACATCCTGGTGCTGGGCGCCGAGCCGCTGTTCTTCCTCGATTACTTCGCCTGTGGCCGGCTGGATGTGGATGTCGCCGCCAGTGTCATTCAAGGCATTGCCAAGGGCTGCGAGCTCGCCGGTTGCGCGCTGATCGGCGGCGAAACTGCCGAAATGCCGAGCATGTATCCGGACGGTGAATACGACCTCGCCGGCTTCGCCGTTGGCGCCGTCGAGAAGTCGCAGATCATCGACGGCAAGCGCATCGTGCCGGGCGACATGGTGCTGGGCCTGGCTTCCAGCGGTGCGCATTCCAACGGCTATTCGTTGATCCGCAGGATCATCGAACGCGCGCAGCCCGACATGGCCGCCGATTTCCACGGTCGTCCGTTCGGCGATGCGGTCATGGCGCCGACGCGCATCTACGTGAAGCCGTTGCTGGCGCTGATGCAGCAGTTCGGCGAGGGCGGCGTGAAGGGCATGGCGCACATCACCGGCGGCGGTTTGACCGAGAACGTGCCGCGCATCCTCGGCGATCATCTCACCGCGACGCTCGACCGCAACGGCTGGCCGTTGCCGCCGCTGTTCCAGTGGCTGCAGCGCGAAGGCCAGGTCGCCGACGCCGAGATGCACCGCGTCTTCAATTGCGGCATCGGCATGGCCGTCATCGTTGCCGCCGAACACCGGCAACGCGCCAGCGAGATTCTCCAGGCGCAGGGCGAAACGGTCTACACCATCGGCCGCATCGAAGCGCGCCAGCCGGGTCAGGCGCAGACGACGGTCGTTTGA
- a CDS encoding AI-2E family transporter produces MEIRPDNHADRLQTLLWSACGLALLWLLYLLSPILTPFLLAGIFAYICAPLVDRLARHRIPRTAGALLVILLLATLLMLLGLILLPLIREEGQQMMDRLPALVALWNERAMPWLQQHFGIQPHAMDAAAMKRLLSENRDSVQNILHSLLQSLKIGGMAMIGMFTTLILLPIVMFYLLVDWHHLLERLDGFVPRPWHAQTRRIAREIDAVLGEFLHGQMSVMLSLAVYYSLGLWLAGVNFALPVGVLTGLLIFVPYAGFALGLGLAILVALLQFEGIGPLIGVAIVYSLGQVLESFVLTPWLVGQRIGLHPLAVIFALLAFGQIFGFFGILLALPASAVLLVGLRHVSASYLDSRLYRGEAESEDKELPP; encoded by the coding sequence ATGGAAATACGCCCCGACAACCACGCCGACCGTCTGCAGACCCTGCTCTGGAGTGCCTGCGGACTGGCCCTGCTGTGGCTGCTGTATCTGCTCAGTCCCATCCTGACGCCATTCCTGCTGGCGGGCATCTTCGCCTATATCTGCGCGCCGCTGGTCGATCGCCTGGCGCGCCATCGCATCCCGCGCACGGCGGGCGCCCTGCTGGTGATCCTGCTGCTGGCTACGCTCCTGATGCTGCTGGGATTGATCCTGCTGCCGCTGATCCGCGAAGAAGGCCAGCAGATGATGGATCGCCTGCCCGCACTCGTTGCGCTGTGGAACGAACGGGCCATGCCCTGGCTGCAGCAGCATTTCGGCATCCAGCCGCATGCCATGGATGCCGCCGCCATGAAACGGCTGCTCAGCGAAAACCGCGACAGCGTGCAGAACATCCTGCACTCACTGCTGCAGTCCCTGAAAATCGGCGGCATGGCGATGATCGGCATGTTCACCACGCTGATACTGCTGCCGATCGTGATGTTCTATCTGCTGGTGGATTGGCATCACCTGCTCGAACGTCTCGACGGCTTCGTCCCTCGCCCCTGGCATGCCCAGACGCGCCGGATCGCCCGCGAAATCGATGCCGTGCTGGGTGAGTTTCTCCATGGCCAGATGTCGGTCATGCTCTCCTTGGCGGTGTATTACAGCCTGGGACTGTGGCTGGCCGGCGTGAACTTTGCCCTGCCGGTCGGCGTGCTCACCGGCCTGCTGATTTTCGTGCCCTATGCCGGCTTTGCCCTCGGTCTCGGCCTGGCCATCCTGGTCGCCCTGCTGCAATTCGAAGGCATCGGCCCGCTGATCGGCGTGGCCATCGTCTATAGCCTCGGCCAGGTTCTGGAAAGCTTCGTCCTCACCCCCTGGCTGGTTGGGCAACGCATCGGGCTGCATCCGCTGGCGGTGATCTTCGCCCTGCTCGCCTTCGGCCAGATTTTCGGCTTCTTCGGCATCCTGCTGGCGCTGCCGGCCTCGGCGGTTCTGCTGGTGGGTCTGCGCCACGTCAGCGCAAGCTATCTCGACAGCCGTCTCTATCGCGGCGAAGCTGAAAGCGAAGACAAAGAGCTGCCTCCATGA
- the panB gene encoding 3-methyl-2-oxobutanoate hydroxymethyltransferase, which yields MSYLVSDKPVTLHELGTRYAAGEKIATLTAYDASFAALLDRCGIDVILVGDSLGNVLQGHGTTLPVTMEHMIYHTESVARGSKRAFVAADMPWASYQESPAQALRNASRLMAAGAQMVKLEGGAVMAETVRFLSERGIPVWAHIGLTPQSVHALGGYRVQGKGEDAARRMKDDALSLQQAGAAMLLIEMIPATLGAELTQLLKIPTIGIGAGPGCSGQVLVLHDMLGIYPGKTARFVRNFLQGAESIDAAVRAYVGAVKDGSFPAPEHTY from the coding sequence ATGAGCTATCTCGTCTCGGACAAGCCCGTCACCCTGCACGAACTCGGCACCCGCTACGCCGCCGGTGAAAAGATCGCCACCCTGACCGCCTACGACGCCAGCTTTGCCGCCCTGCTCGACCGCTGCGGCATCGACGTGATCCTGGTCGGCGACTCGCTCGGCAACGTGCTGCAGGGCCACGGCACCACGCTGCCGGTCACCATGGAGCACATGATCTATCACACCGAGTCGGTGGCGCGCGGCAGCAAGCGCGCCTTCGTCGCGGCCGACATGCCCTGGGCCTCCTACCAGGAAAGCCCCGCGCAGGCGCTGCGCAATGCCAGCCGCCTGATGGCCGCCGGCGCGCAGATGGTCAAGCTGGAAGGCGGCGCGGTGATGGCCGAGACCGTGCGTTTTCTCAGCGAACGCGGCATCCCGGTCTGGGCCCACATCGGCCTGACGCCGCAATCGGTGCATGCGCTGGGCGGCTACCGCGTGCAGGGCAAGGGCGAGGATGCCGCGCGGCGCATGAAGGACGACGCGCTCAGCCTGCAGCAGGCCGGCGCCGCCATGCTGCTGATCGAAATGATTCCGGCCACGCTGGGCGCCGAGCTCACCCAACTGCTGAAAATCCCCACCATCGGCATCGGCGCAGGCCCCGGCTGTTCCGGCCAGGTGCTGGTGCTGCACGACATGCTCGGCATCTACCCGGGCAAGACCGCCCGTTTCGTGCGCAACTTCCTGCAGGGTGCCGAAAGCATCGATGCCGCCGTGCGCGCCTATGTCGGCGCCGTCAAGGACGGCAGCTTCCCGGCACCCGAGCACACCTACTGA
- a CDS encoding DMT family protein, giving the protein MPPLPHLPIVLQTALLLAASNVFMTFAWYAHLKNLNGKPWWIAALVSWGIALFEYLLQVPANRIGHQELDLAQLKILQEAITLAVFVPFVLFYMQQPLKLDYLWAALCILAAVYFIFR; this is encoded by the coding sequence ATGCCGCCGCTGCCGCATCTTCCCATCGTGCTGCAAACGGCGCTGCTGCTCGCCGCCTCGAATGTCTTCATGACTTTCGCCTGGTACGCGCATCTGAAGAATCTCAACGGCAAGCCATGGTGGATCGCCGCGCTGGTCTCCTGGGGCATTGCGCTGTTCGAATACCTCTTGCAGGTACCGGCCAATCGCATCGGCCATCAGGAACTGGATCTGGCGCAACTGAAAATACTCCAGGAAGCCATCACCCTGGCGGTATTCGTTCCCTTCGTGCTCTTCTACATGCAGCAGCCGCTCAAGCTCGATTACCTGTGGGCCGCGCTGTGCATTCTTGCTGCGGTATATTTCATCTTTCGCTGA
- the pcnB gene encoding polynucleotide adenylyltransferase PcnB has translation MIRKLLHRAAKAFWRPNPTLQSRNAPAVIPQQRHGIRRDGISPGALRTCDTLQRAGFAAYVVGGAVRDLIAGLNPKDFDIATDATPEQVRALFRRSRIIGRRFQIVHVMQGGETLEVSTFRATHDADTQKDEHGRVLRDNAWGSQAEDAARRDFTINALYYDPASETVLDYHHGVADIQQKTLRIIGDPRTRYREDPVRMLRAVRLSAKLGLSIDPAARQPIREMASLMENVPAARVFDEMLKLLFSGHAFECLRRLRAEGLHHGLLPLLDVILEQPRGEKFVILALENTDQRIRQGKPTSPGFLFATLLWHEVLADWEQRKARGEVPIPALYAAMDGVLEQQADKLAITRRISGDIKEIWALQPRFDKRSGKTPLRLIEQPRFRAGYDFLLLRAQSGEVPMELADWWTRFQEVDTGQRLSMLMPDGSTKKRRRRSRGRSRSRSDGANDTNGGTESPE, from the coding sequence ATGATCCGCAAGCTGTTGCATCGCGCCGCCAAGGCATTCTGGCGCCCCAACCCTACGCTCCAATCCCGAAACGCGCCGGCGGTCATTCCGCAGCAGCGTCACGGCATCCGCCGCGACGGCATTTCGCCGGGCGCCCTACGCACCTGCGACACCCTGCAACGCGCCGGCTTCGCGGCCTATGTGGTCGGTGGTGCAGTGCGCGACCTGATTGCCGGCCTCAATCCCAAGGACTTCGACATCGCCACCGATGCCACGCCCGAGCAAGTGCGCGCCCTGTTCCGCCGCTCGCGCATCATCGGCCGGCGCTTCCAGATCGTCCATGTGATGCAGGGCGGCGAAACCCTGGAAGTCTCCACCTTCCGCGCAACCCACGATGCCGACACGCAAAAGGACGAACACGGCCGCGTGCTGCGCGACAACGCCTGGGGCAGCCAGGCCGAGGATGCCGCCCGGCGGGACTTCACGATCAATGCCCTGTATTACGATCCGGCCAGTGAAACCGTGCTGGACTACCACCATGGCGTGGCCGACATCCAGCAAAAAACCCTGCGCATCATCGGCGATCCGCGCACGCGCTACCGCGAAGATCCGGTACGCATGCTGCGCGCCGTGCGCCTGTCGGCCAAGCTGGGATTGAGCATCGACCCGGCGGCGCGCCAGCCGATCCGCGAGATGGCCAGCCTGATGGAAAACGTGCCGGCCGCGCGCGTCTTCGACGAAATGCTCAAGCTGCTGTTTTCCGGCCATGCCTTCGAATGCCTGCGGCGCCTGCGTGCAGAAGGACTCCACCACGGCCTGCTGCCCTTGCTCGACGTCATTCTCGAGCAGCCGCGCGGTGAGAAGTTCGTCATCCTGGCCCTGGAAAATACCGACCAGCGCATCCGCCAGGGCAAACCGACCTCGCCCGGCTTTCTTTTCGCCACCCTGCTCTGGCACGAAGTGCTGGCCGACTGGGAACAGCGCAAGGCGCGCGGTGAAGTACCGATTCCCGCGCTCTACGCGGCGATGGACGGCGTGCTGGAACAGCAAGCCGACAAACTTGCCATCACCCGCCGCATCAGTGGCGACATCAAGGAAATCTGGGCCCTGCAACCGCGCTTCGACAAGCGCAGCGGCAAGACGCCGCTGCGTCTGATCGAACAGCCGCGCTTTCGCGCCGGCTACGATTTTCTCCTGCTGCGCGCGCAAAGCGGCGAAGTGCCGATGGAACTGGCCGACTGGTGGACGCGCTTCCAGGAAGTCGATACCGGGCAGCGTCTAAGCATGCTGATGCCCGACGGCAGCACGAAAAAACGCCGGCGGCGCAGCCGCGGCCGCAGCCGCAGCCGTTCAGACGGCGCGAACGACACCAACGGCGGTACGGAGTCGCCCGAGTGA
- the hda gene encoding DnaA regulatory inactivator Hda: protein MMHMNPRRQQQLLLGLGPEAAPPTLDNFIVGDNHEPMARIRALGDPGAFDQIYLWGEPGCGRSHLLAGAREAALAAGRNVCFMRGSDLGGELNAPPGSLIIIDDVDTLDETAQITLFRTFNAARLVGLALLLAGDRPPLRLELREDLRTRIGAALIYEIHPLGDIEKAAALRHHATTRGMRIDDALIDYLLHHGRRDLPSLLWMLNEADQASLELKRPLTLPLLRDVLARNRQRTPELQPAVPMKEKEREHEPGAV, encoded by the coding sequence ATGATGCACATGAATCCGCGCCGGCAACAGCAACTGCTGCTCGGCCTCGGCCCCGAGGCCGCCCCGCCGACGCTGGACAATTTCATCGTCGGCGACAACCACGAGCCCATGGCGCGCATCAGGGCGCTGGGCGATCCGGGCGCTTTCGACCAGATCTATCTGTGGGGCGAACCCGGTTGCGGCCGCAGCCACCTGCTTGCCGGCGCCCGGGAAGCCGCCCTGGCTGCCGGACGCAACGTCTGCTTCATGCGCGGCAGCGACCTGGGCGGCGAACTGAACGCCCCGCCCGGCAGCCTGATCATCATCGACGACGTCGATACGCTCGACGAAACCGCCCAGATCACCCTGTTCCGCACCTTCAATGCCGCCCGCCTGGTCGGCCTGGCGCTGCTGCTGGCCGGCGACAGGCCGCCATTGCGGCTGGAACTGCGCGAAGACCTGCGCACCCGCATCGGCGCCGCGCTGATTTACGAAATCCACCCGCTGGGCGACATCGAAAAAGCCGCGGCGCTGCGGCACCACGCAACGACGCGCGGCATGCGCATCGACGATGCGCTGATCGACTACCTTCTGCATCATGGCCGCCGCGACCTGCCTTCGTTATTGTGGATGCTCAACGAAGCCGATCAGGCCTCGCTCGAACTCAAACGCCCCCTGACCCTGCCGCTGCTGCGCGACGTGCTGGCGCGCAATCGGCAACGAACGCCCGAACTGCAACCTGCCGTACCGATGAAAGAGAAAGAACGAGAGCATGAACCTGGCGCTGTTTGA
- a CDS encoding HAD family hydrolase, translating to MNLALFDLDNTLLATDSDFEWAQFLIGQGVLDREVQEAKNIEFYAQYQAGTLDIDAFLDFQLQPLSRHDRRQLDAWHAEFMTRRIRPNITRQARDLVERHRAAGDLLAIVTATNSFVTGPIAREFGISHLIATIPAQDCRSGRHTGKPTGLPAFRAGKIDRVEAWLESIGTWWGSFPQSYFYSDSHNDLPLLSLVSHPVAVDPDATLEAHAGQQGWPIISLR from the coding sequence ATGAACCTGGCGCTGTTTGACCTCGACAACACCCTGCTGGCCACCGACAGCGATTTCGAATGGGCGCAATTCCTCATCGGACAAGGCGTGCTCGACCGCGAAGTGCAGGAAGCCAAGAACATCGAGTTTTACGCGCAATACCAGGCAGGCACGCTGGACATCGACGCTTTCCTCGACTTCCAGTTGCAGCCGCTGTCGCGTCACGACCGCCGGCAACTGGACGCCTGGCATGCGGAATTCATGACGCGCCGCATCCGCCCGAACATCACCCGGCAGGCCCGTGACCTGGTGGAACGCCACCGCGCGGCCGGCGATCTGCTGGCCATCGTCACCGCGACCAACAGCTTCGTCACCGGCCCCATCGCCCGCGAATTCGGCATTTCCCATCTGATCGCCACCATCCCCGCCCAGGACTGCCGCAGCGGCCGCCATACCGGCAAGCCGACCGGCCTGCCGGCCTTCCGCGCGGGCAAGATCGATCGCGTCGAAGCCTGGCTGGAATCCATCGGCACCTGGTGGGGCAGCTTTCCGCAAAGCTACTTCTACAGCGACTCGCACAACGATCTGCCCTTGCTGTCGCTGGTCAGCCATCCCGTCGCCGTCGACCCCGACGCGACCCTGGAAGCGCACGCAGGGCAGCAGGGTTGGCCAATCATCAGCCTGCGCTGA
- the mnmA gene encoding tRNA 2-thiouridine(34) synthase MnmA — protein MTKRSVIVGMSGGVDSSVAALLLKQQGWQVTGLFMKNWEDDDDEEYCSSRQDLVDAASVCDVIGIDLEVVNFSAEYKERVFAEFLREYQAGRTPNPDVLCNAEIKFKAFLDHAVKLGAERIATGHYAQVRHFLGDWQLLKGEDGTKDQSYFLHRLNQQQLEKTLFPIGHLYKREVRKMAEEAGLHNFARKDSTGICFIGERPFREFLGRYLLGQPGEIRTLEDDKVIGRHEGLIYHTIGQRKGLHIGGLKGNADEAGDHEAWYVAAKDMARNVLLVVQGRDHPALLKDRLVARDLSWVSGRLPHTHWVYTAKTRYRQPDAPCEVDAVDAESCEIAFAAPQWAVTPGQSVVLYESKVCLGGGVIA, from the coding sequence ATGACTAAGCGCAGCGTCATCGTCGGTATGTCCGGCGGCGTCGATTCTTCCGTGGCCGCCTTGCTGCTCAAGCAGCAGGGCTGGCAGGTGACCGGCCTGTTCATGAAGAATTGGGAGGATGATGACGATGAGGAATACTGCTCGTCGCGTCAGGATCTGGTCGATGCGGCATCCGTCTGCGACGTCATCGGTATCGATCTGGAAGTGGTGAATTTCTCCGCCGAATACAAGGAGCGGGTGTTTGCCGAATTCCTGCGCGAGTACCAGGCCGGACGCACGCCCAATCCGGACGTGCTGTGCAATGCCGAAATCAAGTTCAAGGCTTTTCTCGACCATGCCGTGAAACTCGGCGCCGAGCGGATTGCCACCGGCCACTACGCCCAGGTGCGTCATTTCCTGGGCGACTGGCAGCTTCTCAAGGGCGAGGATGGCACCAAGGATCAAAGCTACTTTCTGCATCGCCTGAACCAGCAGCAACTGGAAAAGACGCTGTTTCCCATCGGCCACCTCTACAAGCGCGAAGTGCGCAAGATGGCCGAGGAAGCCGGGCTGCACAATTTTGCCAGGAAGGATTCCACCGGCATCTGCTTCATCGGCGAGCGGCCGTTCCGCGAATTCCTCGGCCGTTACCTGCTCGGTCAACCCGGCGAGATCCGCACGCTGGAAGACGACAAGGTGATCGGCCGCCATGAGGGCCTGATCTATCACACCATCGGCCAGCGCAAGGGGCTGCACATCGGTGGCCTCAAGGGCAATGCCGACGAGGCGGGGGATCACGAGGCCTGGTACGTCGCCGCCAAGGACATGGCGCGCAATGTGCTGCTGGTGGTGCAGGGGCGCGATCATCCGGCCTTGCTCAAGGACCGCCTGGTGGCGCGCGATCTGTCCTGGGTCAGCGGGCGTCTGCCGCACACTCACTGGGTATATACGGCGAAGACCCGCTACCGTCAGCCGGATGCGCCGTGCGAGGTCGATGCGGTCGATGCCGAGTCCTGCGAAATCGCTTTTGCCGCGCCGCAATGGGCGGTGACGCCGGGGCAGAGCGTGGTGCTCTACGAATCGAAGGTATGCCTGGGCGGCGGCGTGATCGCCTGA